One Paraburkholderia agricolaris genomic region harbors:
- the sctE gene encoding type III secretion system translocon subunit SctE, which yields MSNTIAETSSAAYVPRGGSAEDGTTAEKTSNRSSDRRLAGGDPLAEPTLTLDPSRLSAQSARGAQSASSASPAFTQRPMLSPSTSASANAPLNLNRMIALITDKQFDNVEIQTNGARERLETAATVNEDLAAKRATLFEDRLAKLAEASKTQSSTLDWVLKGVGLAGAALALGAAIVFTGGLAAPLVIVAGIGLAAALVDTASSISQAAGGPSLDPAEWLQRGFTSMLESFGVPKDQAEAGGKIMAIVAFVVAPQAIGNAAGGIAQLAGADEATQAIISGVVTGVAQIGMSIGTVAMSGGAGAAAAAGKVVSTVEVAAKWVNTGTQAVSSAGNITGGGLKAATVTRTYEADLLKVDATRIEANLMGVQRDTQTQLSTYETAVSIFALLVGKITEMLKQSAEMQKAQIPSSALSNQNA from the coding sequence ATGAGCAACACTATTGCTGAAACCAGCAGCGCGGCTTATGTGCCGCGTGGCGGTTCCGCCGAAGACGGCACGACCGCCGAAAAAACGTCTAACCGCTCGAGCGACCGCCGCCTCGCAGGCGGCGACCCGCTCGCCGAGCCGACGCTCACGCTCGACCCGTCCAGGTTATCCGCGCAGTCCGCGCGCGGCGCGCAATCGGCATCGTCCGCATCGCCGGCGTTCACGCAGCGGCCCATGCTGAGCCCATCCACGAGCGCAAGCGCGAACGCCCCGCTGAACCTGAACCGGATGATCGCGCTCATCACCGACAAGCAATTCGACAATGTCGAGATCCAGACCAATGGTGCACGCGAACGGCTGGAAACCGCCGCGACGGTCAACGAGGATCTGGCCGCCAAGCGCGCCACGCTGTTCGAAGACCGCCTCGCGAAGCTCGCCGAAGCATCGAAGACCCAGAGCTCGACGCTCGATTGGGTGCTCAAGGGTGTCGGCCTTGCGGGCGCCGCGCTCGCGCTGGGGGCGGCCATTGTGTTTACCGGCGGGCTCGCCGCGCCACTCGTCATCGTCGCGGGCATCGGCCTCGCCGCCGCGCTCGTCGACACCGCGAGTTCGATCAGTCAGGCCGCTGGCGGCCCCTCGCTCGATCCGGCCGAGTGGTTGCAGCGTGGCTTCACGTCGATGCTGGAGTCGTTCGGTGTACCGAAGGACCAAGCCGAGGCTGGCGGGAAGATCATGGCTATTGTCGCGTTCGTGGTGGCGCCTCAGGCGATCGGCAACGCGGCCGGCGGCATCGCGCAACTTGCCGGTGCCGACGAAGCCACTCAGGCGATCATCAGCGGCGTCGTGACGGGCGTGGCCCAGATCGGCATGTCAATCGGCACCGTCGCCATGAGCGGCGGCGCAGGCGCCGCGGCCGCAGCCGGCAAGGTCGTGTCGACGGTGGAGGTTGCCGCGAAGTGGGTCAATACCGGCACACAGGCCGTGTCGTCAGCCGGCAACATCACCGGCGGCGGCCTCAAGGCCGCGACCGTCACGCGCACCTACGAGGCCGATCTGCTGAAGGTGGACGCGACGCGGATCGAGGCGAATCTCATGGGTGTGCAGCGCGACACTCAAACCCAGCTCTCGACGTACGAGACCGCGGTGTCGATCTTTGCCCTGCTCGTGGGGAAGATCACCGAAATGCTGAAACAGAGCGCGGAAATGCAGAAAGCGCAAATACCCTCGTCGGCCCTCTCGAACCAGAACGCCTGA
- a CDS encoding response regulator transcription factor, translating into MATALFIDDHAMFREGVVLAIGQGEPDLQIRTASSGVEALRALRVHADIAIVLTDYYLPDTDGTELIEQILQLRPQVPVMVLSGSDHPDDRQRALAAGAYGFVHKSADSEALLDAVRRALRHEQLPPQYGEPPAGTPMNSTDEAMQRLTPRQFEVLWLLCEGLRNGDIANRLNMTEKTVKAHVSGIFAALEVPNRTQAVLMAMRSRSFKGRRGSGSP; encoded by the coding sequence ATGGCTACGGCATTATTTATTGACGACCACGCGATGTTTCGGGAAGGCGTTGTTCTCGCTATCGGGCAGGGCGAACCCGACCTGCAGATCCGTACCGCGTCGAGCGGTGTCGAGGCACTAAGGGCGCTACGGGTGCATGCCGATATTGCTATCGTGCTGACTGACTACTACCTTCCCGACACGGACGGCACCGAACTGATCGAACAGATCCTGCAATTGCGGCCGCAGGTGCCCGTGATGGTGTTGTCGGGCTCCGATCATCCGGACGACCGCCAGCGCGCGCTCGCGGCGGGCGCGTACGGATTCGTGCACAAATCCGCTGACAGCGAGGCGTTGCTCGACGCCGTGCGCAGGGCGTTGCGTCACGAGCAGTTGCCGCCGCAATATGGCGAGCCGCCCGCCGGCACGCCGATGAACAGCACGGACGAGGCGATGCAGCGACTGACACCGCGTCAGTTCGAGGTGCTGTGGCTGCTGTGCGAAGGGTTGCGCAACGGTGATATCGCCAACCGGCTGAACATGACCGAGAAGACGGTCAAGGCGCACGTGTCAGGGATCTTCGCGGCGCTGGAAGTGCCGAATCGAACCCAGGCGGTACTGATGGCCATGCGCTCGCGCAGCTTCAAGGGCAGAAGGGGCAGCGGGTCGCCTTGA
- a CDS encoding EscI/YscI/HrpB family type III secretion system inner rod protein gives MPAPTPPAAVALTQQAIAPPASPDTTLAPVAVPPPPSSASIERFRNALTAAAFAPGNAVSAPIAATPGAATAGGPIGTRILNGLRTMSSSMETDLHQVSSAVTNGIGTLQEVMRAQVSLVSWSYQTELLTKSVAKASQDVDQLLRMQ, from the coding sequence ATGCCTGCACCCACGCCTCCAGCCGCCGTCGCACTCACCCAGCAGGCCATCGCGCCGCCTGCTTCACCGGACACCACGCTCGCGCCGGTCGCCGTGCCCCCGCCGCCGAGCAGCGCGAGCATCGAGCGCTTTCGCAACGCGCTCACGGCTGCCGCGTTTGCACCGGGCAACGCCGTTTCGGCGCCGATCGCCGCCACGCCAGGCGCCGCCACTGCCGGTGGCCCCATCGGCACACGTATTCTCAACGGCTTGCGGACCATGTCCAGTTCAATGGAAACCGACCTGCACCAGGTCAGCTCGGCCGTCACGAACGGTATCGGCACGCTTCAGGAGGTGATGCGCGCGCAGGTGTCGCTGGTCTCGTGGTCCTACCAGACGGAACTGCTGACGAAGTCGGTTGCGAAGGCTTCGCAGGACGTCGATCAACTGTTGAGAATGCAATGA
- the sctJ gene encoding type III secretion system inner membrane ring lipoprotein SctJ: MTTHLGACSRLSRQVQPNRVLRLLGIVLLCATLAACSSRTELFAALPENEANEMLAVLLNAGIGADKQTVKSGVSVLVDRDRVAQAITLLQSQGLPHDPHITFGQMFRKDGLISSPVEERARYVYAMSEELSYTLSQIDGVLSARVHIVLPEQNALDGAPQPSSAAVFIKYRPDSPLDTLQPQMRRLIADSIPALSPDKISFVFVPGLAPPAFAQAHPQASTRWRELLGLRVAADSYAPLVGTLIAAALVALTGLVGGGALAWRGRVVARVEPRAETVT; this comes from the coding sequence ATGACGACTCATCTCGGCGCTTGCTCGCGCCTCTCCCGCCAGGTCCAGCCGAACCGCGTACTGCGCCTGCTCGGCATCGTGCTGCTGTGCGCCACGCTAGCGGCCTGCAGCAGCCGTACCGAGCTATTTGCCGCGCTACCCGAAAACGAGGCGAACGAGATGCTCGCCGTCCTGCTGAACGCCGGCATCGGTGCGGACAAACAGACCGTCAAGAGTGGCGTGTCGGTGCTGGTGGACCGGGATCGGGTCGCGCAAGCCATCACACTTCTGCAAAGCCAGGGACTGCCGCACGATCCGCACATCACGTTTGGCCAGATGTTCCGCAAGGACGGGTTGATCTCGTCGCCGGTCGAGGAACGGGCCCGCTATGTCTACGCGATGTCCGAGGAACTCTCCTATACGCTCAGCCAGATCGACGGCGTACTGAGCGCCCGCGTCCACATCGTGCTGCCCGAGCAGAATGCGCTCGATGGCGCACCCCAGCCGTCATCCGCCGCGGTGTTCATCAAGTACCGGCCCGATTCGCCGCTCGACACTTTGCAGCCGCAGATGCGCAGGCTTATCGCCGACAGCATTCCCGCCCTCTCGCCCGACAAGATCTCGTTCGTGTTCGTGCCGGGGTTGGCTCCGCCGGCCTTCGCGCAGGCGCATCCGCAAGCGTCGACGCGCTGGCGCGAATTGCTTGGTCTGCGGGTCGCGGCGGACTCGTACGCGCCGCTCGTCGGTACCCTGATCGCCGCCGCGCTCGTCGCGCTGACTGGCCTGGTCGGTGGCGGCGCGCTAGCGTGGCGCGGGCGCGTCGTGGCGCGCGTCGAGCCGCGCGCCGAAACCGTGACTTGA
- a CDS encoding SycD/LcrH family type III secretion system chaperone: MLPSFPDPQVEAIVKDVMQYIADGHTPATLRGLSASDYEAAYSVGHQMYEQGSYEDALQIFGFLMTLDYLDRRFALAFGACLQMLGRYEAALKYYVLCVTLDPNDYTPALHMAECFLQLGRPGDARNGLRAIVADYERRGVADPLADRARAMLELMPGEPEKTEIQ, encoded by the coding sequence ATGCTCCCCTCCTTCCCCGACCCGCAGGTCGAAGCGATCGTCAAGGACGTCATGCAGTACATCGCCGACGGACATACGCCGGCCACGTTGCGCGGGTTATCCGCGAGCGATTACGAGGCTGCGTACTCAGTCGGCCATCAAATGTACGAACAGGGTTCTTACGAAGACGCGCTGCAGATATTCGGGTTCCTGATGACGCTCGATTACCTGGACAGACGCTTCGCGCTTGCCTTTGGCGCCTGTCTGCAGATGCTCGGCCGTTATGAAGCCGCACTGAAGTACTACGTGCTGTGCGTAACGCTCGATCCCAACGACTACACACCGGCGCTGCACATGGCCGAATGCTTTCTTCAACTCGGTCGCCCCGGCGACGCGCGCAATGGTTTGCGCGCGATCGTCGCCGACTACGAGCGGCGCGGCGTCGCAGATCCGCTCGCCGATCGCGCCCGCGCGATGCTCGAATTGATGCCGGGTGAACCGGAAAAAACGGAGATTCAATGA